Proteins encoded in a region of the Mycolicibacterium chitae genome:
- a CDS encoding primosomal protein N', translating into MLTVPHLDREFDYLVREEQSDDAQPGVRVRVRFHGRLVDAFVLERRWNTDHEGKLGWLDRVVSPERVLTPEVRRLADAVSARYAGTRADVLRLAIPPRHARVEKETAAVPPPFEATAPDAAAWAGYAGGPAFLTALEEARAVRAVWQALPGESWTDRIVDMAAATLRGGRRVLAVVPDQRDVDALSHSAVARCGPDAVVALSAGLGPTARYRRWLSVLRGGAHFVIGTRSAVFAPVHDLGLVVVWDDGDDTLAEPRAPYPHAREVAMLRAHQLRCGAVIGGFARTAEAQALVRSGWAHDLVASRPVLRERAPRVVALDDDGFEQERDPAARTARLPSVALRAARTALQAEQPVLVQVPRRGYVPSLACARCRTVARCRHCTGPLSLTERRAVGAECRWCGRVDPSLRCVRCGSDAVRAVVIGARRTAEEFGRAFPGVPVITSSGEHMVDTVDSGAGLVIATPGAEPVADGGYGAALLLDGWALLGRQDLRAAEDTLRRWLAAAALVRPHRDGGTVVAVAEAAIPTVQMLIRWDPVGAAEAELDERAEVGLPPSVHMAALDGTSDGVAALLAEAGIPGSALGSALGSADVLGPVELPVGARRPPGLDPSAEVVRMLVRVGRDQGLALASALRGATAVLSARREHDPVRVQIDPLHFG; encoded by the coding sequence ATGCTCACGGTGCCGCACCTGGATCGCGAGTTCGACTACCTGGTGCGCGAGGAACAGTCCGACGACGCCCAGCCCGGGGTCCGGGTCCGCGTCCGGTTCCACGGCCGGTTGGTCGACGCGTTCGTGCTCGAACGACGTTGGAACACCGACCATGAGGGCAAGCTCGGCTGGCTGGATCGGGTGGTGTCGCCCGAACGGGTGCTCACCCCGGAGGTGCGGCGGCTGGCCGATGCGGTCTCGGCGCGTTACGCGGGTACCCGGGCCGACGTGTTGCGCCTGGCGATCCCGCCGCGCCACGCCCGGGTGGAGAAGGAGACCGCGGCGGTGCCACCCCCCTTCGAGGCGACCGCGCCGGACGCCGCGGCCTGGGCGGGCTACGCCGGCGGTCCGGCCTTCCTGACCGCGCTCGAGGAGGCCCGCGCGGTGCGTGCGGTGTGGCAGGCCCTGCCCGGCGAGTCGTGGACCGACCGGATCGTCGACATGGCCGCGGCCACGCTGCGCGGCGGCCGCCGGGTCCTGGCGGTGGTCCCGGATCAGCGGGACGTGGATGCGTTGTCGCACAGCGCCGTCGCGCGCTGCGGCCCCGACGCGGTGGTCGCGCTGTCGGCGGGGCTGGGGCCCACCGCACGCTATCGGCGCTGGCTGTCGGTACTGCGCGGCGGGGCCCACTTCGTGATCGGCACCCGCAGCGCGGTGTTCGCGCCGGTGCACGATCTGGGTCTGGTCGTGGTGTGGGACGACGGCGACGACACGCTGGCCGAACCGCGGGCACCGTACCCGCACGCCCGCGAGGTGGCGATGCTGCGCGCGCATCAGTTGCGCTGCGGCGCAGTGATCGGCGGGTTCGCGCGCACCGCCGAGGCGCAGGCGCTGGTGCGCAGCGGCTGGGCGCACGACCTGGTGGCGTCGCGGCCGGTGCTGCGCGAGCGGGCCCCGCGGGTGGTCGCCCTCGACGACGACGGCTTCGAACAGGAACGCGACCCGGCGGCGCGCACCGCCCGACTGCCGTCGGTGGCGCTGCGGGCCGCCCGCACCGCGCTGCAAGCCGAGCAGCCGGTGCTGGTGCAGGTGCCGCGGCGCGGATATGTGCCCTCGCTGGCGTGTGCGCGATGCCGCACCGTCGCGCGCTGTCGACACTGCACCGGGCCGCTGTCGCTGACCGAACGCCGGGCGGTCGGCGCCGAATGCCGATGGTGCGGGCGCGTCGACCCGAGCCTGCGCTGCGTGCGGTGCGGTTCGGATGCGGTGCGGGCGGTCGTCATCGGCGCCCGGCGCACCGCCGAGGAGTTCGGCCGCGCGTTCCCCGGGGTCCCGGTGATCACGTCCTCGGGCGAACACATGGTCGACACGGTCGACTCCGGGGCCGGCCTGGTGATCGCGACGCCCGGCGCCGAACCGGTGGCCGACGGCGGATACGGGGCGGCCCTGTTGCTCGACGGCTGGGCGCTGCTGGGTCGGCAGGACCTGCGCGCGGCCGAGGACACCCTGCGCCGCTGGCTGGCCGCGGCGGCGCTGGTCCGCCCGCACCGCGACGGCGGGACGGTGGTGGCCGTCGCCGAGGCCGCGATCCCCACCGTGCAGATGCTGATCCGGTGGGATCCGGTCGGGGCCGCCGAGGCCGAACTCGACGAACGCGCCGAGGTGGGGCTGCCACCCAGCGTGCACATGGCCGCCCTCGACGGCACCTCCGACGGGGTGGCGGCGTTGCTGGCCGAGGCCGGGATTCCCGGTTCGGCCCTTGGCTCGGCTCTTGGATCGGCGGATGTGCTCGGACCCGTCGAACTGCCGGTGGGTGCGCGCCGACCGCCCGGACTGGACCCGAGCGCCGAGGTGGTTCGGATGCTCGTGCGGGTGGGCCGCGATCAGGGGTTGGCGTTGGCCTCGGCGCTGCGCGGGGCCACCGCGGTGCTCAGCGCCCGTCGCGAACACGATCCGGTTCGGGTGCAGATCGACCCGCTGCATTTCGGTTGA
- a CDS encoding LemA family protein, producing the protein MVTFVLALALLVAVGVLLTFVVGYNKLRAADVRVDEALGGIDVELTRRAALLPALVSTVGAVAQHERATLERVTAARAALTSATAGASVAQRSAAERQLNRALGQVLKVGAGHPQLNSSNNFLHLQQTLADTEDKLAFARQYYNDAVATLNRTIGTIPWMLVAGSAGVTERDYYQDEP; encoded by the coding sequence ATGGTGACGTTCGTGCTGGCCCTGGCGCTGCTGGTGGCCGTCGGCGTTCTGCTCACCTTCGTGGTCGGCTACAACAAGCTGCGGGCGGCCGACGTCCGGGTCGACGAGGCCCTGGGCGGTATCGACGTGGAACTGACCCGACGGGCGGCGCTGCTGCCGGCGCTGGTCAGCACGGTGGGTGCGGTCGCCCAGCACGAGCGGGCGACCCTGGAGCGCGTGACCGCCGCGCGCGCCGCGCTCACCTCGGCGACCGCCGGGGCCTCGGTGGCCCAGCGCAGCGCCGCCGAGCGGCAACTCAATCGCGCGCTGGGCCAGGTGCTGAAGGTGGGAGCCGGTCACCCGCAGCTGAATTCGTCGAACAACTTCCTGCACCTGCAGCAGACCCTGGCCGACACCGAGGACAAGCTCGCGTTCGCCCGCCAGTACTACAACGACGCGGTCGCGACCCTGAACCGGACCATCGGCACCATCCCGTGGATGTTGGTCGCCGGTTCGGCGGGCGTGACCGAGCGCGATTACTACCAGGACGAGCCCTAG
- the coaBC gene encoding bifunctional phosphopantothenoylcysteine decarboxylase/phosphopantothenate--cysteine ligase CoaBC: protein MAAKRIVVGVAGGIAAYKACSVIRQLSEAGHQVRVVPTESALQFVGAATFEALSGQPVRTGVFEDVPEVPHVRIGQQADLIVVAPATADLLARAVAGRADDLLTATLLTVRCPVLFAPAMHTEMWQHPATVANVATLRARGAVVLEPAAGRLTGADTGPGRLPEPDEITTFAELLLARGDALPHDLSGTRILVTAGGTREPLDPVRFIGNRSSGKQGYAVARVAAQRGAEVTLIAGNTAGLADPAGVEVVRIGSAAQLRDAVSKHAPEANVLVMAAAVADFRPASVSAAKIKKGSDSEPSSIDLIRNDDVLAATVRARTDGQLPNMHTIVGFAAETGDANGDVLFHARAKLQRKGCDLLVVNAVGEGRAFEVDSNDGWLLAADGTEVALEHGSKTLMASRIVDSIAALVGDR from the coding sequence ATGGCTGCCAAACGGATCGTCGTCGGTGTAGCCGGCGGAATCGCGGCCTATAAGGCCTGTTCAGTAATTCGCCAGCTGTCCGAGGCCGGTCATCAGGTCCGCGTCGTTCCCACCGAATCCGCGCTGCAGTTCGTCGGGGCCGCCACCTTCGAGGCGCTGTCCGGGCAGCCGGTGCGCACGGGGGTCTTCGAGGATGTGCCCGAGGTCCCGCACGTCCGCATCGGGCAGCAGGCCGACCTGATCGTCGTCGCCCCGGCCACCGCCGATCTGCTGGCCCGGGCCGTCGCGGGCCGCGCCGATGATCTGCTGACCGCGACGTTGCTGACGGTGCGGTGTCCGGTGCTGTTCGCCCCGGCGATGCACACCGAGATGTGGCAGCACCCGGCCACCGTCGCCAACGTGGCCACGCTGCGCGCGCGCGGCGCCGTGGTGCTCGAACCGGCCGCCGGCCGACTCACCGGCGCCGACACCGGCCCCGGGCGACTCCCCGAACCCGACGAGATCACCACCTTCGCCGAACTGCTGCTGGCGCGCGGCGACGCGCTGCCGCACGACCTGTCGGGAACCCGCATCCTGGTGACCGCCGGCGGCACCCGGGAACCGCTGGACCCGGTGCGTTTCATCGGCAACCGCAGCTCCGGCAAGCAGGGCTACGCGGTGGCCCGGGTCGCCGCCCAGCGCGGCGCGGAGGTCACCCTGATCGCCGGCAACACCGCCGGCCTGGCCGACCCCGCGGGCGTCGAGGTGGTCCGCATCGGATCGGCCGCCCAACTGCGCGACGCGGTCTCCAAGCACGCCCCCGAGGCCAACGTCCTGGTGATGGCCGCCGCGGTCGCCGACTTCCGGCCCGCCTCGGTGTCGGCCGCCAAGATCAAGAAGGGCAGCGACTCGGAACCGAGTTCGATCGACCTGATCCGCAACGACGACGTGTTGGCCGCCACCGTGCGGGCCCGCACCGACGGCCAGTTGCCAAACATGCACACCATCGTCGGGTTCGCCGCCGAGACCGGTGACGCCAACGGCGACGTGCTGTTCCACGCGCGGGCGAAACTGCAGCGCAAGGGCTGCGATCTGCTGGTCGTCAACGCGGTCGGCGAGGGCCGCGCGTTCGAGGTCGACAGCAACGACGGCTGGTTGCTGGCCGCCGACGGCACCGAGGTGGCGCTGGAGCACGGGTCGAAGACGTTGATGGCGAGTCGTATCGTTGACTCGATCGCGGCGTTGGTCGGGGACCGATAA
- a CDS encoding alpha/beta hydrolase, with the protein MASIDPILQQVLEAVPFRLSPADGPEAARKALRDLPRAPLHPEVRAEDRKVDSAAGPIPIRIYWPPEHSGPAPVVLFLHGGGFAAGDLETHDGTARQHVVGTDAIVVAVDYRLAPEHPYPAAVDDAWAVLQWIAGHADEFGGDPRRLAVAGDSAGGNLAAVLAQLARDAGGPELRFQLLWYPAITWDTTLASYTENAQAPILDLEAIAGFSAWYAPDLDLSDLSALPATLAPSRAANLTGLAPAYIAVAGHDPLRDDGISYGEQLDKAGVAVTVDHAETLIHGYLGYAGVVPATTAAMDRGLAALRAALHA; encoded by the coding sequence ATGGCGAGCATCGACCCCATCCTGCAGCAGGTCCTCGAGGCGGTTCCCTTCCGCCTGTCCCCCGCCGACGGCCCCGAGGCGGCCCGCAAGGCCCTGCGGGATCTGCCGCGCGCGCCGCTGCACCCGGAGGTGCGCGCCGAGGACCGCAAGGTCGACAGTGCGGCCGGGCCCATCCCGATCCGGATCTACTGGCCCCCGGAACATTCGGGCCCGGCGCCGGTGGTGCTGTTCCTGCACGGCGGCGGGTTCGCCGCCGGCGACCTCGAGACCCACGACGGGACCGCGCGCCAGCATGTCGTCGGGACCGACGCGATCGTCGTCGCCGTCGACTACCGGCTGGCCCCCGAGCACCCGTACCCGGCCGCGGTCGACGACGCCTGGGCCGTGCTGCAGTGGATCGCCGGGCACGCCGACGAGTTCGGCGGCGATCCGCGGCGGCTGGCGGTGGCCGGCGATTCGGCCGGCGGCAACCTCGCGGCGGTGCTGGCCCAGCTGGCCCGCGACGCCGGCGGACCGGAGCTGCGCTTCCAGCTGCTGTGGTACCCGGCGATCACCTGGGACACCACGCTGGCCTCCTACACCGAGAACGCGCAGGCGCCGATCCTGGACCTCGAGGCCATCGCCGGGTTCAGCGCCTGGTACGCCCCGGATCTCGACCTGTCCGATCTGTCGGCGCTGCCCGCCACGCTGGCGCCGAGCCGCGCCGCCAACCTGACCGGGTTGGCGCCGGCCTACATCGCCGTGGCCGGCCACGACCCGCTGCGCGATGACGGCATCAGCTACGGCGAACAGCTGGACAAGGCCGGCGTCGCCGTCACCGTCGATCACGCCGAGACGCTGATCCACGGCTACCTCGGCTACGCCGGGGTGGTGCCGGCGACCACCGCGGCGATGGATCGCGGATTGGCCGCCCTGAGGGCCGCACTGCACGCCTAG
- a CDS encoding lysoplasmalogenase produces the protein MTRAPQTRLWIAGVVVGAAYGIFLLIAALRLPAGADLTGQFWAQPVVKAAMALLLAAAALSHPRVRERRWLLGALLFSALGDLLLAMPWWEPSFVGGLGAFLVAHLCYLGALVPLVRVTPGRAGAAGVVVLACAALLIWFWPHLAVDGLTVPVTLYIAVLGAMVCAALLAQLPTWWTAAGAVCFAVSDSMIGISEFIRHDQLLAVPIWWAYALSQVLITAGFFFGRPSPP, from the coding sequence GTGACACGCGCGCCGCAAACCCGGCTGTGGATCGCCGGCGTGGTGGTCGGCGCCGCCTACGGAATCTTCCTGCTGATCGCCGCGCTGCGCCTGCCCGCGGGCGCCGACCTGACCGGCCAGTTCTGGGCTCAGCCGGTGGTCAAGGCCGCGATGGCGCTGCTGTTGGCCGCGGCCGCGCTGAGCCACCCGCGGGTGCGCGAACGGCGCTGGCTACTGGGCGCGCTGCTGTTCTCGGCGCTGGGCGATCTCCTGCTGGCCATGCCGTGGTGGGAGCCGTCCTTCGTGGGTGGCCTCGGCGCGTTCCTGGTGGCGCATCTGTGTTATCTGGGCGCGTTGGTCCCGCTGGTCCGGGTCACGCCCGGGCGCGCCGGCGCCGCGGGGGTGGTGGTGCTCGCCTGCGCGGCGCTGCTGATCTGGTTCTGGCCGCACCTGGCGGTCGACGGGCTGACCGTGCCGGTGACGCTGTACATCGCGGTGCTCGGCGCCATGGTGTGCGCGGCCCTGCTGGCGCAGCTGCCCACCTGGTGGACGGCCGCGGGCGCGGTGTGCTTCGCGGTCTCGGACTCGATGATCGGGATCAGCGAGTTCATCCGGCACGACCAACTGCTCGCGGTGCCGATCTGGTGGGCCTACGCACTGTCCCAGGTGCTGATCACCGCGGGCTTCTTCTTCGGCCGCCCGTCCCCACCGTGA
- the metK gene encoding methionine adenosyltransferase, whose translation MSGKSRLFTSESVTEGHPDKICDAISDSVLDSLLRQDPRSRVAVETLVTTGQVHVVGEVTTTAKEAFADITQTVRERILDIGYDSSEKGFDGASCGVNIGIGAQSPDIAQGVDTAHEARVEGAGDPLDAQGAGDQGLMFGYAIKDTPELMPLPIALAHRLSRRLTEVRKSGVLDYLRPDGKTQVTVQYDGTTPVRLDTVVLSTQHAAGIDLDGTLTPDIREKVVNTVLADLNHDTLDTSDFRLLVNPTGKFVLGGPMGDAGLTGRKIIVDTYGGWARHGGGAFSGKDPSKVDRSAAYAMRWVAKNVVAAGLAERVEVQVAYAIGKAAPVGLFVETFGTETVDPARIEKAITSVFDLRPGALIRDLDLLRPIYAQTAAYGHFGRTDIELPWEQTDKVEDLKASV comes from the coding sequence GTGAGCGGTAAGAGTCGGCTGTTTACCAGTGAGTCGGTGACCGAGGGACATCCCGACAAGATCTGTGACGCGATCAGCGACTCGGTGCTCGACTCGTTGCTGCGCCAGGATCCCAGGTCGCGCGTCGCGGTCGAGACGCTGGTCACCACCGGCCAGGTGCACGTCGTCGGCGAGGTCACCACGACCGCCAAGGAGGCGTTCGCCGACATCACCCAGACCGTGCGGGAGCGCATCCTCGACATCGGCTACGACTCCTCGGAGAAGGGCTTCGACGGCGCGTCCTGCGGCGTCAACATCGGCATCGGCGCCCAGTCGCCGGACATCGCCCAGGGCGTCGACACCGCCCACGAGGCCCGCGTCGAGGGCGCCGGCGACCCGCTGGACGCCCAGGGCGCCGGTGATCAGGGGCTGATGTTCGGCTATGCCATCAAGGACACCCCCGAGTTGATGCCGCTGCCGATCGCGCTGGCGCACCGGCTGTCGCGTCGGCTGACCGAGGTCCGCAAGAGCGGCGTGCTGGACTACCTGCGCCCCGACGGCAAGACCCAGGTCACCGTCCAGTACGACGGGACCACCCCGGTCCGGCTCGACACCGTGGTGCTGTCCACGCAGCACGCCGCCGGCATCGACCTGGACGGGACGCTGACCCCGGACATCCGGGAGAAGGTCGTCAACACCGTGCTCGCGGATCTCAACCACGACACCCTGGACACCTCCGATTTCCGGCTGCTGGTCAACCCGACCGGAAAGTTCGTCCTCGGCGGTCCGATGGGCGACGCCGGCCTCACCGGCCGCAAGATCATCGTCGACACCTACGGCGGCTGGGCCCGCCACGGCGGGGGCGCCTTCTCGGGCAAGGACCCGTCCAAGGTGGATCGCTCCGCGGCGTACGCGATGCGTTGGGTGGCCAAGAACGTGGTGGCCGCGGGTCTGGCCGAGCGGGTCGAGGTGCAGGTCGCCTACGCCATCGGCAAGGCCGCCCCGGTGGGCCTGTTCGTCGAGACGTTCGGGACCGAGACCGTGGACCCGGCCCGCATCGAGAAGGCCATCACCAGCGTCTTCGACCTGCGGCCCGGCGCGCTGATCCGCGACCTGGATCTGCTGCGGCCCATCTACGCGCAGACCGCGGCCTACGGGCACTTCGGTCGCACGGACATCGAGTTGCCCTGGGAGCAGACTGACAAGGTCGAGGACCTCAAGGCCAGCGTCTGA
- a CDS encoding RsmB/NOP family class I SAM-dependent RNA methyltransferase: MNDRRPPRRGRSARRPLDPARRAAFDVLRAVSERDAYANLALPALLAERGITGRDAAFATELTYGTCRSRGLLDAVIAAAANRPVERIDPVLLELLRLGAYQLLRTRVEPHAAVSTTVEQAGIEFDSARAGFVNGVLRTITAKDEAGWVAELAPAATTDPIGHLAFAQSHPRWIAQAFSDALGARAGELEALLVSDNQRPGVHLAARPGVLTAAELAAAVDGEIGSYSPYAVHLPGGDPGALAPIRDGQALVQDEGSQLVARALTLAPIDGPDQGRWLDLCAGPGGKTALLAALAAQRGAAVTAVEPAPRRAELVEQNTRGLDVEVLRVDGRDPGLQPGFDRVLVDAPCTGLGALRRRPEARWRRQPNDIPELTKLQRELLASAIALTRPGGVVLYATCSPHLAETAGIVADALRRQPVVGLDTRELFAPVQDLDAGGAAAGAVQLWPHRHGTDAMFAAALRRTE, encoded by the coding sequence ATGAACGACCGCCGCCCACCCCGCCGCGGCCGCTCGGCGCGCCGCCCGCTGGATCCCGCCCGCCGCGCCGCGTTCGACGTGCTGCGCGCGGTGTCCGAACGCGACGCCTACGCCAACCTCGCATTGCCGGCCCTGCTCGCCGAGCGCGGGATCACCGGCCGGGACGCCGCCTTCGCCACCGAACTGACCTACGGCACCTGCCGCAGCCGCGGCCTGCTCGACGCGGTGATCGCCGCCGCGGCGAACCGGCCCGTGGAGCGGATCGACCCGGTGTTACTCGAACTGCTCCGCCTCGGCGCCTATCAGTTGCTGCGCACCCGCGTCGAACCGCACGCCGCGGTGTCCACCACCGTCGAACAGGCAGGTATCGAATTCGATTCCGCCCGCGCGGGATTCGTCAACGGCGTGTTACGCACCATCACCGCCAAGGATGAGGCCGGCTGGGTGGCCGAGCTGGCGCCGGCGGCGACGACCGACCCCATCGGGCACCTGGCCTTCGCGCAATCGCATCCGCGCTGGATCGCCCAGGCGTTCTCCGACGCCCTGGGGGCGCGGGCCGGTGAACTCGAGGCGCTGCTGGTCAGCGACAACCAGCGTCCCGGTGTACACCTGGCGGCCCGCCCCGGCGTCCTGACCGCCGCGGAGCTGGCCGCCGCCGTCGACGGCGAGATCGGCAGCTACTCCCCGTATGCGGTGCACCTGCCCGGCGGCGACCCCGGTGCGCTGGCCCCGATCCGCGACGGCCAGGCGCTGGTCCAGGACGAGGGCAGCCAGTTGGTGGCCCGCGCGCTGACCCTGGCCCCGATCGACGGTCCCGACCAGGGGCGCTGGCTGGATCTGTGCGCCGGCCCGGGTGGTAAGACCGCCCTGCTGGCCGCCCTGGCCGCGCAGCGGGGGGCCGCGGTCACCGCAGTGGAACCGGCGCCGCGCCGGGCCGAACTGGTCGAGCAGAACACCCGTGGCCTGGACGTGGAGGTGCTGCGGGTCGACGGTCGCGATCCGGGCCTGCAGCCCGGCTTCGACCGGGTGCTCGTGGACGCGCCCTGCACCGGGCTCGGCGCGTTGCGGCGCCGCCCGGAGGCGCGGTGGCGCCGGCAGCCCAACGACATCCCCGAGCTGACCAAGTTGCAGCGCGAACTGCTCGCCTCGGCGATCGCGCTGACCCGCCCGGGCGGGGTGGTGCTCTACGCGACCTGTTCACCGCATCTGGCCGAGACCGCCGGGATCGTCGCCGACGCGCTGCGCCGGCAGCCGGTCGTCGGCCTCGATACCCGCGAGCTCTTCGCGCCGGTGCAGGATCTGGACGCCGGTGGCGCGGCAGCCGGCGCCGTGCAGCTGTGGCCGCACCGGCACGGCACCGATGCGATGTTCGCCGCCGCGCTGCGCCGGACCGAGTAG
- a CDS encoding flavin-containing monooxygenase, giving the protein MGHQPDHQTLIIGAGFSGIGTAIALDRAGLSDYLIVEAGPEPGGTWHWNTYPGIGVDIPSFSYQFSFEQSPDWTRTYAPGAELKSYAEHCVAKYGIGDRMRFGTTVTGAAFDARDNLWRVSTDSGELTARYLINAAGVLNEPKLPDIEGVDSFAGPTLHTARWDHDVRLADRRVGIIGTGASAVQVIPEIAPIVQRLTVFQRTPIWCFPKVDLPLPWAARLAMRVPGGKLVGRVLSQALVEVTFPLSAQYHTLFPMAARAEAAGRAYLRSQVDDPVVRDKLTPRYAVGCKRPGFHNSYLSTFNRDNVELVTDPIERITAAGVSTAGGADHEIDVLILATGFKVMDVDSDSFALTGPDGITLSQFWSANRMQAYEGVSVPGFPNFFCVCGPYGYVGSSFFALIETQTRHIVRCLRRARDDGATRVEVRPEANARYFAEMMRKRHRQIFWQDSCAQANSYYFDKNGDVPLRPATTFEADVRSRRFDLDDYAFTG; this is encoded by the coding sequence ATGGGCCACCAACCCGACCACCAGACGCTGATCATCGGCGCCGGTTTCTCCGGGATCGGCACCGCGATCGCACTCGACCGGGCCGGCCTGTCCGACTACCTGATCGTCGAGGCCGGTCCCGAGCCCGGCGGTACCTGGCACTGGAACACCTATCCCGGTATCGGCGTGGACATCCCGTCGTTCTCGTATCAGTTCTCCTTCGAGCAGAGCCCGGACTGGACCCGCACCTACGCGCCCGGCGCCGAGCTCAAGTCCTACGCCGAGCACTGCGTGGCCAAGTACGGCATCGGCGACCGGATGCGGTTCGGCACCACCGTCACCGGGGCCGCCTTCGACGCCCGGGACAACCTGTGGCGGGTCAGCACCGACTCCGGCGAGCTCACCGCGCGCTACCTGATCAACGCCGCCGGGGTGCTCAACGAACCCAAGCTGCCCGACATCGAGGGGGTGGACAGCTTCGCCGGACCCACACTGCACACCGCGCGGTGGGACCACGACGTGCGACTCGCGGACCGACGCGTGGGGATCATCGGCACGGGCGCCTCAGCGGTCCAGGTGATTCCCGAGATCGCCCCGATCGTCCAGCGCCTCACGGTGTTTCAGCGCACACCCATCTGGTGTTTCCCGAAGGTGGACCTGCCGCTCCCCTGGGCCGCGCGGCTGGCGATGCGGGTCCCGGGCGGCAAGCTGGTGGGCCGGGTGCTGAGCCAGGCCCTCGTCGAGGTGACCTTTCCGCTGTCGGCCCAATACCACACGCTGTTCCCGATGGCCGCGCGCGCCGAAGCCGCCGGGCGGGCGTATCTGCGCAGCCAGGTCGACGATCCGGTGGTGCGCGACAAACTCACGCCGCGCTATGCGGTGGGCTGCAAGCGCCCCGGCTTCCACAACAGCTATCTGTCGACGTTCAACCGCGACAACGTCGAATTGGTGACCGACCCCATCGAGCGGATCACCGCGGCCGGGGTGTCCACCGCGGGCGGCGCGGACCACGAGATCGATGTGCTGATCCTGGCGACCGGGTTCAAGGTGATGGACGTCGACAGCGACTCGTTCGCGCTGACCGGCCCGGACGGGATCACGCTGTCGCAATTCTGGAGCGCCAACCGGATGCAGGCCTACGAGGGCGTCAGCGTGCCGGGCTTCCCCAACTTCTTCTGCGTGTGCGGACCCTACGGATATGTCGGCTCGTCGTTCTTCGCGCTCATCGAGACCCAGACCCGGCACATCGTGCGGTGCCTGCGGCGGGCGCGGGACGACGGCGCCACCCGCGTCGAGGTGCGCCCCGAGGCCAACGCCCGCTACTTCGCCGAGATGATGCGCAAGCGGCACCGGCAGATCTTCTGGCAGGACAGCTGCGCGCAGGCCAACAGCTACTACTTCGACAAGAACGGCGACGTGCCGCTGCGGCCGGCGACGACGTTCGAGGCCGATGTGCGCAGTCGCCGGTTCGATCTCGACGACTACGCGTTCACCGGTTGA
- the fmt gene encoding methionyl-tRNA formyltransferase produces MRLVFAGTPTPALPSLRRLIASPRHEVVAVLTRPDAVSGRRGKPTPSPVAALAAEHGIPVLKPARPNSAEFVAELVELGPECCPVVAYGALLGEPLLAVPPRGWVNLHFSVLPAWRGAAPVQAAIAAGDTVTGATTFEIEPALDSGPVYGVVTETIRGDDTAGDLLERLAESGAGLLEATLDGIADGALTAVPQASEGVSLAPKITVESARVRWTLPAHVVDRQIRSVTPNPGAWTMIGELRVKLGAVSVVDADALQPGQIRVERNRVLVGTSSQPVQLGSVQPPGKKPMAAADWARGARLTEATAT; encoded by the coding sequence ATGCGTTTGGTGTTTGCCGGCACGCCCACGCCGGCGTTGCCCTCGTTGCGTCGGCTGATCGCCTCGCCGCGCCACGAGGTGGTCGCGGTCCTCACGCGACCCGACGCCGTCTCCGGTCGGCGCGGCAAGCCGACCCCGTCGCCGGTCGCCGCGCTGGCCGCCGAGCACGGCATCCCGGTGCTCAAACCGGCCCGTCCCAATTCCGCGGAGTTCGTCGCCGAACTCGTCGAGTTGGGCCCCGAATGCTGCCCGGTGGTGGCCTACGGCGCGTTACTGGGCGAGCCGCTGTTGGCGGTCCCCCCGAGGGGTTGGGTGAACCTGCACTTTTCGGTGCTGCCCGCCTGGCGGGGTGCGGCGCCGGTGCAGGCCGCCATCGCCGCCGGCGATACCGTCACGGGCGCGACGACTTTCGAGATCGAACCGGCGCTGGACAGCGGACCGGTCTACGGCGTGGTCACCGAGACCATCCGCGGCGACGACACCGCCGGCGACCTGCTGGAGCGGCTGGCGGAGTCCGGGGCCGGCCTGCTCGAGGCCACCCTCGACGGGATCGCCGACGGCGCCCTGACCGCGGTGCCGCAGGCCTCCGAAGGGGTCAGCCTGGCGCCGAAGATCACAGTCGAGAGCGCCCGGGTCCGCTGGACGCTGCCGGCCCACGTGGTCGACCGCCAGATCCGTTCGGTGACACCGAATCCGGGGGCCTGGACCATGATCGGCGAGCTGCGCGTCAAGCTCGGCGCCGTGTCGGTGGTCGACGCCGACGCGCTGCAGCCGGGGCAGATCCGGGTCGAACGCAACCGCGTGCTCGTCGGAACCAGTTCGCAGCCCGTGCAATTGGGTTCGGTGCAGCCGCCGGGCAAGAAGCCGATGGCCGCGGCCGACTGGGCGCGCGGGGCCCGGCTGACGGAAGCGACCGCGACATGA